Part of the Parafrankia discariae genome is shown below.
CATCGTGCGGTCGGCGCGCGGGCTCGCCGGCGCCGCCCGGGAGCTGGGCTCGGGTGACCTGACCGCCCGCGCCCCGACGTCCGACCGGGCGGCGCCCGCCGAGCTGCACGAGGCTGCCGTCGCCTTCAACGCGATGGCGGACCGGGTGCGGCAGTTGCTCGCGGCCGAGCGGGAACGGGCCGCCGACCTGTCCCATCGGCTGCGCACGCCGCTGACCGTGCTGCGACTCAACACGGCCGCGCTCGGCGGCGGCACTGGCGGCCTCCCCGGCGAGGGCCACGGCCACGGCGGTGACGGCGTTGACGGCGACGCCGCGGCGGCGGAGGCGGCCCGGCACGCGGTGGCGCAGCTCGAGCACGAGGTCGACTACATCATCCGCGCCGCCAGGGCGCTCGGTGACGAGCAGCCGGCGGCGCGGCGTTGCGACGCGGCGGAGGTGGTGCGCGACCGCGCCGACTTCTGGTCCGCGCTGGCCGAGGATCAGGGACGCCGCTGGTCGGTGTCCGGCGTCGACCGGCCGGCGCCGGTCCCGGTCGCGCGCGCCGAGCTGGCGACCGCGCTGGACGCGTTGCTCGGCAACGTCTTCCGGCACACCGCGGAGCGCGTCGCGTTCGCGGTCGAGCTGCGGCGCACCGACCATGCCGTCTGGGTCCGGGTTCTCGACGCCGGCCCGGGGGTGCCCGACCCCGAGGCGGCGCTGCGCCGGGGGAGCGGGGCCGGCGGTGTGGGCTCGACCGGGCTCGGGCTGGACATCGCCCGGCGGGTGGCGGAGTCGACCGGCGGTGACCTGACGATCGGCCGTTCCCAGCTCGGTGGCGCCGAGGCGCGGCTGCGCCTGCGCACCTCGCCCGCCCGCCCGCCG
Proteins encoded:
- a CDS encoding HAMP domain-containing sensor histidine kinase — protein: MRWALAKVSIAVTTMVALAFLVPLALTVQRTAHDRAFTDAERQAAELGPALAITTDQAALRRALASTRGGADGLVAVHVPAPEPARPPALVAVGRSRVGAAELAAVAGAGSSSVVAVPGGSVLLRPVAVADARIAVIEVFVPAAELGRGVARACLVLGGVAAALVLASVLVADRLGTRIVRSARGLAGAARELGSGDLTARAPTSDRAAPAELHEAAVAFNAMADRVRQLLAAERERAADLSHRLRTPLTVLRLNTAALGGGTGGLPGEGHGHGGDGVDGDAAAAEAARHAVAQLEHEVDYIIRAARALGDEQPAARRCDAAEVVRDRADFWSALAEDQGRRWSVSGVDRPAPVPVARAELATALDALLGNVFRHTAERVAFAVELRRTDHAVWVRVLDAGPGVPDPEAALRRGSGAGGVGSTGLGLDIARRVAESTGGDLTIGRSQLGGAEARLRLRTSPARPPEGHGRRVRHRRGSRPAESTAFLSGP